A window from Seriola aureovittata isolate HTS-2021-v1 ecotype China chromosome 14, ASM2101889v1, whole genome shotgun sequence encodes these proteins:
- the LOC130181252 gene encoding piggyBac transposable element-derived protein 3-like, which yields MNREKRWDWDKHSQFILDMIQNGDESEIEGFGGTSSDEDDPVEDPDYTPLNQESSESECESEEEIPQPEGEVSQPREVPQPSTSTKKHLTGQENKFSWRKKPFEAPDCTFKGESVTPPDELPTPLQYFRRFITEEMIESLMEQTNLYSVQTTDTLKNVNTTVKELEILIGMYLRMGLCQLPGNRTYWENNTRCAMVADNMSRNRFQTLLASLHFADNTDSSNRQEGDKCWKIRPWLDMFRKQCLEITPEEYNSIDEQMVSFRGTRSPIRQYVKSKPHPWGFKIWARCTSTGILCDFQVYEGGTGKRTTFGMGGDVVLKLCETLPPGQNYKVFADNLFSSAPLVLELLQRQIFYTGTLRSNRLSGCQLEDDKSLAKRGRGSFDARVEKEGSMAIVKWHDNRSVTLISSHTAVEPQDKAHRWSKQEKAFLDVNRPHIVKEYNTFMGGVDLIDGCIARYKYNMRSRRWYIYLFWHSIMLALVNAWLTYRRDCKLLGQRPLNQRRFQAEVATSLILIQAERGRPSLDSKTPSPPAPPKRVRVGVPDDVRLDQVAHWPVKCAKRGRCKICKTNATTTVCEKCDVRLCFTEERNCFKTYHFA from the exons ATGAACAGGGAAAAGAGATGGGATTGGGATAAGCATAGCCAGTTCATTCTGGACATGATTCAGAATGGAGATGAAAGTGAGATTGAGGGATTTGGTGGTACCAGCTCAGATGAAGACGATCCTGTCGAAGATCCAGATTACACTCCCTTGAATCAGGAGTCAAGTGAGTCTGAATGTGAGTCAGAAGAGGAAATACCTCAACCAGAAGGGGAAGTGTCTCAACCAAGAGAAGTACCTCAACCAAGTACCTCAACCAAGAAACATCTTACTGGCCAAGAAAATAAGTTCTCTTGGAGAAAGAAACCTTTTGAAGCCCCTGACTGCACGTTCAAAGGAGAGAGTGTCACACCTCCAGACGAGCTTCCCACTCCCCTGCAGTACTTCAGGAGGTTCATTACAGAAGAGATGATAGAGTCATTGATGGAGCAAACCAATCTGTACAGTGTCCAAACCACTGACACGCTCAAGAATGTGAACACCACAGTCAAGGAGCTGGAAATCCTAATTGGCATGTACCTGCGCATGGGTCTTTGCCAGCTTCCAGGAAACCGTACCTACTGGGAAAACAACACAAGGTGTGCCATGGTAGCTGATAACATGTCACGCAACCGTTTTCAGACCCTCCTCGCATCTCTCCACTTCGCTGACAATACGGATTCATCAAACAGGCAAGAAGGGGACAAATGCTGGAAGATCCGTCCATGGCTTGATATGTTCCGCAAACAATGTCTTGAGATCACCCCAGAAGAGTACAACTCTATCGATGAGCAAATGGTGTCTTTCAGAGGAACGCGCAGCCCAATAAGGCAGTATGTCAAGAGCAAGCCCCACCCCTGGGGATTCAAGATCTGGGCCCGTTGCACTTCCACAGGAATCCTCTGTGATTTTCAGGTGTATGAAGGTGGCACTGGGAAAAGAACCACATTTGGCATGGGAGGAGACGTGGTGCTCAAGCTGTGTGAAACTCTTCCACCAGGCCAGAACTACAAAGTGTTCGCTGACAACCTGTTCTCTTCAGCACCACTGGTGCTTGAGCTTCTTCAGCGGCAGATCTTCTACACag GAACACTCCGCAGCAATCGCTTGTCTGGATGTCAGCTTGAGGATGACAAGAGTCTTGCCAAGAGAGGCAGAGGATCTTTCGATGCCAGGGTGGAGAAAGAGGGATCCATGGCCATTGTAAAGTGGCATGACAACAGATCGGTCACCTTGATCTCCTCTCACACAGCAGTGGAACCACAGGACAAAGCTCACCGCTGGAGCAAACAAGAGAAAGCATTCCTTGACGTCAACCGGCCACACATCGTCAAAGAGTACAACACCTTCATGGGGGGGGTTGACCTCATCGATGGATGTATTGCCAGgtacaaatacaacatgagGTCACGGAGGTGGTACATCTACCTGTTCTGGCACAGCATCATGCTAGCCCTGGTCAACGCGTGGCTGACCTACCGCCGTGACTGCAAGCTGCTTGGTCAGAGGCCACTAAATCAAAGAAGATTCCAGGCAGAGGTGGCAACTAGCCTCATCCTCATCCAGGCAGAAAGGGGGCGCCCATCACTCGACAGCAAAACCCCATCTCCACCAGCACCTCCCAAGAGAGTCCGTGTCGGAGTTCCTGATGATGTTCGTCTGGACCAGGTTGCACACTGGCCTGTGAAATGTGCCAAGCGTGGCCGCTGCAAAATCTGCAAAACCAATGCAACCACCACCGTCTGCGAGAAATGTGACGTGCGTCTCTGCTTCACTGAAGAGAGAAACTGTTTCAAAACATACCATTTTGCCTAG